The following proteins are encoded in a genomic region of Necator americanus strain Aroian chromosome II, whole genome shotgun sequence:
- a CDS encoding hypothetical protein (NECATOR_CHRII.G7569.T1), giving the protein MVEQNLRSLLVFLMVVQAAVVTNGGAASQQPAARRRGSRRGRGKKRTPAEARGSIHRCGRRREGKKRGGGGGQAAVSDEPAMKTAR; this is encoded by the coding sequence ATGGTCGAGCAAAACCTGCGATCGCTGCTAGTTTTTCTCATGGTCGTGCAGGCCGCTGTAGTGACGAACGGCGGTGCGGCCAGCCAGCAGCCAGCAGCGAGGAGGCGGGGCAGTCGAcgaggaagaggaaaaaaacgaacaccGGCCGAAGCCCGTGGATCGATTCATCGTTGTGGTCGTCGccgagaaggaaaaaaacgaggagGTGGAGGAGGGCAAGCGGCGGTCAGCGACGAGCCAGCGATGAAAACAGCTCGTTGA